Proteins from a genomic interval of Inediibacterium massiliense:
- the jag gene encoding RNA-binding cell elongation regulator Jag/EloR, whose product MKFTEKAGKTVEEAVKNALDELKVARDQVEIQVLEEPSRGILGFFGTKPAKVKVMIIDSPGDKAIEFLKSIFKDMNIEAKCNTKQNGDQLEVEIIGNDMGILIGRRGQTLDSLQYLVSLVVNKDRDDYIRVVVDTEGYRKKREQTLIRLANKLANQVKIKRKDIRLEPMNPYERRIIHSTLQNHPYVYTKSEGEEPFRKVVIAAK is encoded by the coding sequence ATGAAATTCACAGAGAAGGCAGGAAAAACTGTAGAAGAAGCTGTGAAAAATGCCCTCGACGAATTAAAAGTTGCACGTGATCAAGTAGAAATTCAAGTACTAGAAGAACCAAGCAGAGGCATTTTAGGTTTTTTTGGAACAAAACCAGCAAAAGTAAAAGTAATGATTATAGATTCTCCAGGAGATAAAGCAATAGAATTTTTAAAAAGTATATTTAAAGATATGAATATAGAAGCAAAATGTAACACAAAACAAAATGGGGATCAATTAGAAGTAGAGATTATAGGAAATGATATGGGAATCTTAATTGGACGAAGAGGACAAACTCTAGATTCCCTTCAATATTTAGTCAGTTTAGTAGTCAATAAAGATCGAGATGACTACATAAGAGTAGTGGTAGATACAGAAGGATATAGGAAAAAAAGGGAGCAAACATTAATCAGACTTGCCAATAAGCTTGCTAATCAAGTAAAGATTAAAAGAAAAGACATTAGACTTGAACCTATGAACCCATATGAAAGAAGAATTATTCATTCTACCCTTCAAAATCATCCTTATGTATATACAAAAAGCGAAGGAGAAGAACCTTTTAGGAAGGTTGTTATTGCAGCAAAATAA